In Opisthocomus hoazin isolate bOpiHoa1 chromosome 3, bOpiHoa1.hap1, whole genome shotgun sequence, a genomic segment contains:
- the TMEM200C gene encoding transmembrane protein 200C encodes MIATGGLLRISARKQDPSRPQSQVPKRKRKAKKKRKNDVVVVKGKLKLCSLSGLIALCGILVLLVGIALAVVGYWPKPSQVYREGGFSRGRHVAPQGSTLKNRSRSQEGAQAGIRPESPPRANTSTTATARESPQPPPASSSPQASVGFLFRLVSSYLHSDKLKVLGPLIMGIGIFLFICANAVLHENRDKKTKIINLRDLYSTVIDAHSLRAKDGGTPASAPLNGFVNYVQSRGLELKPGGEGLGAAAMLAKSSWPPGLAVSLSPPDLASSPRRSSFCAQPQPPSLAEAVYSIYRERAALAGRAATSPPCSPTESWGRRPSTASSIVGSSLSAFTLLPLAPSGGGGGWRRPPGERGAREIPRGEFELSLTDLSGSRLEGGCGARRHKLVLRRQSTSCLPDARRLFFPEPPRSPAASEGPDSSPLVKASSSYSKSLDLGGSSPSTPPAITRTDSQSSQSEPSSSNKGYSHLEEAGTSLESVANTPASKIQDCEEEPAEKTDPLKATSKEQTGEQSQKTQRQYTNKEKLFMISRSHSALGLEDGELESTGI; translated from the coding sequence ATGATCGCCACTGGAGGCCTCCTGAGGATCTCAGCCAGGAAACAGGACCCCTCGCGACCCCAAAGCCAAGTCCCCAAACGCAAACGCAAGGCCAAAAAGAAGCGGAAGAACGACGTGGTAGTGGTGAAAGGCAAGCTCAAGCTGTGCTCCCTCTCGGGGCTCATCGCGCTCTGTGGCATCCTGGTACTTCTGGTGGGCATCGCCTTGGCCGTGGTGGGCTACTGGCCGAAGCCCAGCCAGGTGTACAGAGAAGGCGGCTTCAGCCGGGGCCGGCATGTGGCACCACAGGGCAGCACCCTGAAGAACCGCTCCCGGAGCCAGGAAGGGGCACAAGCAGGGATCCGTCCAGAGTCACCACCCAGAGCCAACACCTCCACCACTGCTACTGCCCGGgagtccccacagcccccccccgctTCCTCGTCCCCCCAGGCCTCAGTGGGTTTCCTTTTCCGCCTTGTCTCGAGCTACTTGCATTCAGACAAGTTGAAGGTGCTGGGCCCACTCATCATGGGTATCGGCATCTTCCTCTTCATCTGCGCCAATGCGGTATTGCATGAGAACCGCGACAAGAAGACCAAGATCATCAACCTGCGTGACCTCTACTCCACCGTCATCGACGCCCACAGCCTGCGGGCCAAGGACGGAGGCACCCCGGCCTCAGCCCCTCTCAACGGCTTTGTCAACTACGTGCAGTCCCGGGGCCTGGAGCTAAAGCCTGGCGGTGAAGGCCTGGGTGCTGCGGCCATGCTGGCCAAGAGCTCCTGGCCACCAGGACTAGCTGTCTCCCTTTCCCCACCGGACTTGGCATCCTCGCCGCGGCGTTCCTCCTTCTGCGCCCAGCCGCAGCCGCCCAGCCTGGCTGAGGCTGTGTACAGCATCTACCGGGAGCGTGCCGCCCTTGCCGGCCGCGCTGCCACCAGCCCGCCGTGCAGCCCGACGGAGAGCTGGGGCCGgcgccccagcacagccagctccatCGTCGGCTCTTCCCTGAGCGCCTTCACTCTCCTGCCCTTGGCGCCAAGCGGCGGAGGGGGAGGCTGGCGGAGGCCCCCGGGTGAGCGGGGAGCCCGGGAGATCCCACGGGGGGAGTTTGAGCTCAGCCTGACCGACCTCAGCGGCAGCCGCCTCGAGGGAGGCTGTGGGGCGAGGAGGCACAAGCTGGTTCTCAGGCGGCAGAGCACCAGCTGCTTGCCTGATGCCAGGCGTCTCTTTTTCCCTGAGCCACCTCGGTCCCCAGCTGCCAGCGAGGGCCCAGACTCCAGCCCATTGGTAAAGGCATCTTCTAGCTACTCCAAATCTCTGGATCTGGGGGGATCATCCCCGTCAACCCCTCCTGCCATCACCAGGACGGACTCCCAGAGCTCCCAGTCTGAGCCTTCCAGCAGCAATAAGGGCTACAGCCACCTGGAGGAGGCAGGCACCTCCTTGGAGTCAGTTGCCAACACCCCGGCCAGTAAAATCCAGGACTGTGAGGAGGAACCAGCTGAGAAGACGGACCCCCTCAAGGCTACCAGCAAAGAACAAACAGGGGAGCAATCCCAGAAAACTCAAAGACAGTACACGAATAAGGAGAAACTCTTTATGATTTCTAGATCGCACAGTGCATTAGGGCTGGAGGATGGGGAACTGGAGAGTACTGGCATCTAA